A single window of Porphyrobacter sp. YT40 DNA harbors:
- a CDS encoding S26 family signal peptidase: MSSAKTRRLSTKGKLLAIAAMFAIGTAVTSLQKWSETHAFMVNATDSLPNWAFLVETGRFPARGDYVIFHPGHDAVTEKYFGAQPEPFAKVAYGLPGDVVTREGRDVFVNGTRIAATKPLTKRGDPLTEGPLGVVPEGCVFAATHHKDGFDSRYAHIGFVCRDRLVGTGQAIL, translated from the coding sequence ATGTCCAGCGCTAAGACCCGGCGGCTCTCCACGAAGGGCAAGCTGCTTGCCATTGCCGCGATGTTCGCGATCGGCACGGCCGTCACTTCGCTGCAGAAGTGGAGCGAGACCCACGCCTTCATGGTCAACGCGACGGATTCGCTTCCCAACTGGGCGTTCCTCGTCGAGACCGGGCGCTTCCCGGCCCGGGGCGACTATGTGATCTTCCACCCGGGCCATGATGCGGTCACCGAGAAGTACTTCGGCGCCCAGCCTGAGCCTTTCGCCAAGGTCGCCTACGGTCTTCCGGGCGATGTGGTTACCCGCGAGGGTCGCGACGTCTTCGTCAACGGGACGCGGATCGCCGCGACCAAGCCGCTCACAAAGCGGGGTGATCCGCTTACCGAAGGGCCGCTCGGCGTCGTTCCCGAGGGCTGCGTGTTCGCTGCCACCCACCATAAGGACGGCTTCGACAGCCGCTACGCGCACATCGGGTTCGTATGCCGCGACCGGCTTGTCGGCACCGGGCAGGCGATCCTGTGA
- a CDS encoding conjugal transfer protein TraN gives MNRLRILVAVLALGVSGGLAHAQMTAQDARTEGEAIGTGVRDSTNGSILANGAEANVPTYAGTDFPTLDYVEDPTGLSTAGEAARYQQDYQTVVDPYRKVVDPATIDLSSATAIEQDPDTYLGPGVGPGGATGTCNPLPPGGGGTTTYLESCNEGSQPFDEARTCRAQLAIQTQGSRYWEYTCQTVGFGVRRDQCSALLGVQGADQCTLIDSVRIGETCLQWVREPNGRTWCAEPGEPIYRQTWSCPSQLPVAGGVERNTISIVSETVDETQCRATIGTASCAQQTEVCTAPNETRVINGLSVTRACWEWERTYQCQGVAPANDCSALEARPECTFDHDECLSTDANGACNVYDRWFKCTTPASGPPPPPAYVCAGDLYCINGECTSVSREASTEFKDAVVAMNVMGELRDGFDPNELKIFSGENLKCTKKIFGLSNCCSGKGVPLLTPWLCNSQDRDVDKKDDAGLCHYVGTYCSDKILGVCVTRKQSYCCYGSKLVRILNEQGKAQLGMQWGTPKTPDCEGFLIAQFQQLDLSRMDFSEVYAEFVDAAKLPDEIEMSLQIQKKIETYYNNGVN, from the coding sequence ATGAACCGTCTGCGCATCCTCGTTGCGGTTCTCGCGCTCGGGGTGAGCGGCGGGCTCGCCCATGCGCAGATGACGGCGCAGGATGCGCGCACCGAGGGCGAGGCGATCGGCACCGGTGTGCGCGACAGCACCAACGGATCGATTCTTGCCAATGGCGCTGAAGCCAATGTCCCGACGTATGCCGGTACCGATTTTCCGACGCTCGACTACGTCGAAGATCCGACGGGCCTGAGCACTGCGGGCGAAGCGGCCCGCTATCAGCAAGATTACCAGACCGTCGTCGATCCCTACCGCAAGGTGGTCGACCCCGCGACGATCGATCTCTCGTCTGCCACGGCAATCGAGCAGGACCCGGACACCTACCTCGGGCCCGGCGTGGGCCCGGGCGGGGCGACGGGCACCTGCAATCCGCTTCCTCCCGGGGGAGGGGGCACGACCACCTATCTCGAGAGCTGCAACGAAGGGTCGCAGCCCTTCGACGAGGCGCGGACCTGCCGGGCCCAGCTTGCGATCCAGACGCAGGGGTCTCGCTATTGGGAATATACCTGCCAGACCGTCGGTTTCGGCGTACGAAGAGATCAGTGTTCGGCCCTGTTGGGTGTGCAGGGGGCGGACCAATGCACCCTCATCGACAGCGTCCGCATTGGCGAAACCTGTCTGCAATGGGTCCGCGAGCCGAACGGTCGGACCTGGTGCGCCGAACCGGGTGAGCCGATCTACCGCCAGACCTGGAGTTGCCCCAGCCAGCTTCCGGTAGCCGGCGGTGTCGAGCGCAACACGATCAGCATCGTCAGTGAGACGGTTGACGAAACGCAGTGCCGTGCGACTATCGGCACCGCCAGCTGTGCGCAACAGACCGAGGTCTGTACCGCGCCCAATGAGACGCGTGTCATCAATGGCCTGTCCGTCACCCGCGCGTGCTGGGAATGGGAGCGAACCTATCAGTGCCAGGGCGTCGCGCCGGCCAATGATTGCTCTGCGCTCGAAGCGCGCCCGGAATGCACCTTCGACCACGACGAGTGCCTGAGCACCGACGCAAATGGTGCCTGCAACGTCTACGACCGCTGGTTCAAGTGTACCACGCCTGCGTCGGGTCCTCCGCCGCCGCCCGCCTACGTATGCGCAGGCGACCTCTACTGCATTAACGGCGAATGCACCTCGGTGAGCCGCGAGGCGTCCACCGAGTTCAAGGATGCTGTTGTGGCCATGAACGTGATGGGCGAGCTGCGCGACGGCTTCGATCCCAACGAACTGAAGATTTTCAGCGGCGAGAACCTCAAATGCACGAAGAAGATCTTCGGCCTGTCGAACTGCTGCAGCGGGAAGGGTGTTCCGCTCCTGACGCCGTGGCTGTGCAACAGCCAGGACCGTGACGTCGACAAGAAGGATGACGCGGGCCTCTGCCACTACGTTGGCACCTATTGCTCAGATAAGATCCTCGGGGTCTGCGTCACCCGCAAGCAGTCGTATTGTTGTTACGGCAGCAAGCTGGTCCGAATCCTCAACGAGCAGGGCAAAGCGCAGCTCGGGATGCAGTGGGGCACTCCAAAAACCCCCGACTGCGAAGGTTTCCTGATCGCGCAGTTCCAACAGCTCGACCTCAGCCGGATGGATTTCAGCGAGGTCTACGCCGAGTTCGTCGATGCTGCGAAGCTTCCCGACGAGATCGAGATGTCGCTGCAGATCCAGAAGAAAATCGAGACCTACTACAACAATGGAGTGAACTGA
- the traW gene encoding type-F conjugative transfer system protein TraW, which translates to MRRVALLAALPVLVGASSAPAVDPGRAVDHGQMGQTWPVIEPDLLSVIKARLDDAKATGKLDELNQRFADRVKQRVNRPVPVAGIGPALETRSWEFDPAIVVDNDIRDHKGNLIAVAGQRVNPLAASGLSKKLVFVDGDDPAEVAWAMRFGSDQKAKIIFVDGSPFELMKTHQRRFYFDQGGKLTGHFGIRHTPALVEQRGEILMVTEQAIARRGGAS; encoded by the coding sequence GTGAGGCGCGTCGCTCTCCTTGCCGCCCTCCCGGTCCTCGTCGGTGCCTCGAGCGCGCCAGCGGTCGATCCTGGCCGCGCGGTGGATCATGGACAGATGGGCCAGACATGGCCGGTCATCGAACCCGATCTGCTTTCGGTCATCAAGGCGCGGCTCGACGATGCCAAGGCCACCGGCAAGCTCGACGAGCTGAACCAGCGTTTCGCCGACCGGGTCAAGCAGCGGGTCAACCGGCCCGTTCCTGTCGCCGGCATCGGCCCCGCGCTCGAGACGCGCAGCTGGGAATTCGATCCGGCCATTGTCGTCGACAACGACATTCGCGATCACAAGGGCAATCTGATCGCCGTGGCAGGACAGCGGGTCAACCCTCTCGCCGCTTCCGGACTCTCCAAGAAGCTCGTCTTCGTCGATGGTGACGATCCCGCGGAAGTCGCATGGGCAATGCGCTTCGGCAGCGATCAGAAAGCGAAGATCATCTTTGTCGATGGTTCGCCCTTCGAGCTGATGAAGACGCACCAGCGGCGCTTCTACTTCGACCAGGGCGGCAAGCTGACCGGGCACTTCGGTATCCGCCATACCCCGGCGCTCGTCGAGCAGAGGGGCGAGATCCTGATGGTCACCGAACAGGCGATCGCTCGCCGCGGCGGTGCCTCGTGA
- a CDS encoding TrbI F-type domain-containing protein produces MTDLFENADQVAERSSFKAAIPQQRAKGFAGLSPRELIVLVAAIAMFIWGAWVTKNLVAGDDGRQDLVQLQLQGIIGDYLQAQARSASDEQTAAKETAVFMAALDQTVEGLSKDGKIVVVHEAIIGGDVPDVTESVKAAVYAKVPRPQPAQAVRVQNEMQAFMASNGGGQGDVQR; encoded by the coding sequence ATGACGGATCTGTTCGAAAACGCCGACCAAGTCGCTGAGCGGAGCTCGTTCAAGGCCGCTATCCCTCAGCAACGCGCCAAGGGCTTTGCCGGTCTCTCGCCGCGCGAGCTCATCGTCCTGGTCGCCGCGATCGCGATGTTCATCTGGGGGGCGTGGGTCACTAAAAACCTCGTCGCGGGGGACGATGGCCGACAGGACCTCGTCCAGCTGCAACTGCAGGGGATCATCGGAGACTATCTGCAGGCCCAGGCGCGCTCCGCCTCGGACGAGCAGACCGCTGCCAAGGAAACGGCGGTGTTCATGGCCGCCCTCGACCAGACCGTCGAGGGGCTGTCGAAGGATGGGAAGATCGTCGTCGTTCACGAGGCGATCATCGGCGGCGATGTCCCCGACGTGACCGAGAGTGTGAAGGCGGCCGTCTACGCAAAGGTTCCCCGGCCGCAGCCGGCGCAGGCCGTCCGTGTCCAGAACGAGATGCAGGCCTTCATGGCCTCGAACGGGGGAGGCCAGGGCGATGTCCAGCGCTAA
- the trbC gene encoding type-F conjugative transfer system pilin assembly protein TrbC yields MNRKIAMLLAGAGLLSGMTAVFAQSMDGFDPDAIEARADQFREDAQALFEYATTNAETHTEEAQAVVQQGQQSIEGLDVSQIAGGQGLFDFDEMVAGAKAGMAKPEGAPLFIAFASLSMPEEALSKMIEDTTKAGGVVVFRGFSAGNPQGFIQGIRKVVDQAGASNVAIDPRLFRSFGVDRVPTYVALSSDFEPCDQLDCVTAPPPHDRIAGNVSVSYVLETFANANGPGAPVSRLALRNMKGAR; encoded by the coding sequence ATGAACCGCAAGATCGCAATGCTTCTCGCCGGCGCCGGACTCTTGAGCGGCATGACGGCGGTGTTCGCCCAGAGCATGGACGGCTTTGATCCGGACGCCATCGAGGCGCGTGCGGATCAGTTCCGCGAGGATGCCCAGGCGCTCTTCGAATACGCGACCACCAATGCGGAGACGCACACCGAAGAGGCGCAGGCCGTGGTTCAGCAGGGCCAGCAGTCGATCGAGGGTCTCGACGTCTCCCAGATCGCGGGAGGGCAGGGACTGTTCGATTTCGATGAGATGGTCGCCGGCGCAAAGGCGGGGATGGCGAAGCCCGAAGGCGCACCGCTGTTCATTGCCTTTGCTAGCCTGTCGATGCCCGAAGAAGCGCTGTCGAAGATGATCGAGGACACCACGAAGGCCGGCGGCGTAGTGGTCTTCCGCGGCTTCTCGGCAGGAAACCCGCAAGGGTTCATCCAGGGCATCCGCAAGGTGGTCGACCAGGCTGGTGCGAGCAATGTCGCGATCGATCCGCGCCTGTTTCGTTCCTTCGGGGTTGATCGGGTCCCGACCTATGTCGCCCTCTCGAGCGACTTCGAGCCGTGCGACCAGCTCGACTGCGTGACCGCTCCGCCGCCGCATGATCGGATCGCCGGTAATGTCAGCGTGTCCTATGTTCTTGAGACCTTCGCCAACGCCAACGGACCTGGTGCGCCGGTTTCCCGCCTCGCTCTGCGCAACATGAAGGGAGCGCGATGA
- the traU gene encoding conjugal transfer pilus assembly protein TraU, which translates to MLRRLFASIAALAAFALAVPAAAQGLPTGPGRCSGSFVNPVTDVCWGCMFPLSLGSLKIWPSSRADTKNPDLPICACGTPVPRIGLAMGFWEPVRLIDVSTKPWCFPNLGGIKLDPGFAIGNGYANDSSQIGGKSQNTAKYHVHYYIYPLLYWLEIVTDFLCLEASSFDVAYMSEIDPLWQDDELTTLLNPEAALFTSPLAQAACSADCIAATAKLPIDELFWCSGCQGPMYPMNGNIGANIGIKQSARLAAERMIYKMHRQGLAWGTSGSKALCSKYLMPVLKKSQYRLQQVNPTPMVSGRESCSPIGATTILPKSGQVYPVKGEDVGFLVWRKRNCCVL; encoded by the coding sequence ATGTTGCGTAGGCTGTTCGCCTCGATCGCGGCGCTGGCCGCCTTCGCGTTGGCGGTTCCCGCCGCCGCGCAAGGGCTCCCCACGGGTCCGGGCCGGTGCTCGGGCAGTTTCGTCAACCCGGTCACCGATGTGTGCTGGGGCTGCATGTTTCCCCTCTCGCTCGGCTCGCTCAAGATCTGGCCGTCCTCGCGTGCGGATACCAAGAACCCCGATCTTCCGATTTGCGCCTGCGGAACGCCGGTGCCGCGTATCGGTCTCGCGATGGGCTTTTGGGAGCCGGTTCGCCTGATCGATGTGTCGACAAAGCCGTGGTGCTTTCCGAACCTCGGCGGCATCAAGCTCGATCCCGGCTTTGCCATCGGTAACGGCTATGCGAATGATTCCTCCCAGATCGGTGGGAAGTCGCAGAACACTGCCAAATACCACGTTCACTACTACATCTATCCGCTGCTCTACTGGCTCGAGATCGTCACCGATTTCCTGTGTCTCGAGGCGAGCTCGTTCGACGTCGCCTACATGAGCGAGATCGACCCGCTGTGGCAGGACGATGAACTCACCACGCTGCTCAACCCCGAAGCGGCGCTGTTCACCTCGCCGCTCGCGCAGGCCGCCTGCTCGGCCGACTGCATCGCCGCCACTGCCAAGCTCCCGATCGACGAGCTGTTCTGGTGCTCGGGATGCCAGGGCCCGATGTATCCGATGAACGGCAATATCGGCGCCAATATCGGCATCAAGCAGTCGGCGCGGCTCGCGGCCGAGCGGATGATCTACAAGATGCACCGTCAGGGCCTTGCCTGGGGCACCAGCGGCTCCAAAGCGCTGTGCTCCAAGTACCTCATGCCGGTCCTCAAGAAGAGCCAGTACCGGCTGCAGCAGGTCAACCCGACGCCGATGGTGAGCGGGCGCGAGAGCTGCTCGCCGATCGGTGCCACCACCATCCTGCCGAAATCCGGACAGGTCTATCCGGTCAAGGGAGAGGACGTGGGCTTCCTTGTTTGGCGCAAGCGCAATTGCTGCGTGCTGTAA
- a CDS encoding conjugal transfer protein TraF — protein sequence MKMLTASSLAAVLAAATGPVLAQSEQPTARDAFYCDERKLGTWFYCNSEEAKRKARERAKQQQPAPSVPAVERMAAITRQLDELKALAVLEPTQENIVNYIRFQREQLDRASTFADVWGRAIWQTPELDYTLERPVGTLAKQTWLEERKSQREGSMAALSERYGLFYFYSSTCGACRIFSPVIRALSDNYGLEVLAVSMDGGPNEAFPNHVIDSGQYQRMGLQGGTVPALVLFDTVTKQPIPIGYGVMAADEVMQRIFYLTQVEPGSDY from the coding sequence ATGAAAATGCTCACCGCCTCGAGCCTTGCCGCGGTCCTCGCCGCCGCGACGGGCCCCGTTCTTGCGCAGAGCGAGCAGCCAACGGCGCGCGATGCGTTCTATTGCGACGAGCGCAAGCTCGGCACCTGGTTTTACTGCAATTCGGAGGAAGCCAAGCGGAAGGCGCGCGAACGCGCCAAGCAGCAGCAGCCGGCTCCTTCCGTGCCGGCGGTCGAGCGCATGGCAGCGATCACGCGCCAGCTGGACGAGCTGAAGGCGCTCGCGGTGCTTGAGCCGACCCAGGAGAATATCGTCAACTATATCCGCTTCCAGCGCGAGCAGCTCGACCGGGCCTCGACCTTCGCGGATGTGTGGGGGAGGGCCATCTGGCAGACACCCGAACTCGACTACACGCTCGAACGCCCGGTGGGCACGCTGGCCAAGCAGACCTGGCTCGAGGAGCGCAAGTCGCAGCGTGAGGGCTCCATGGCTGCGCTCAGCGAGCGTTATGGCCTGTTCTACTTCTATTCGTCGACCTGCGGTGCTTGTCGCATCTTCTCGCCGGTCATCCGCGCGCTGTCGGACAATTACGGACTCGAGGTTCTCGCGGTGTCGATGGACGGGGGGCCGAATGAAGCCTTCCCGAATCATGTGATCGACAGCGGGCAGTACCAGCGCATGGGTCTGCAGGGCGGGACCGTGCCGGCCCTCGTCCTGTTCGACACCGTCACCAAGCAACCGATCCCCATCGGCTACGGTGTCATGGCCGCCGACGAGGTCATGCAGCGCATCTTCTACCTCACGCAGGTTGAACCAGGGAGCGACTACTGA